Part of the Sandaracinaceae bacterium genome, ACCGAGCGCGCGGATGACCGCGTCCTCCTCGGGGGTGGCGTAGGCCTCGTCCGACGACGCCGGTGTGCCCGAGGGGACGTCGAGCGCCGCGGCAAGAGAGCGCAGGTAGCGCTCGCTGGTGGTCGAGGGCAGGTCGATGGAGCGTGAGGCGACCCGTGCCTGTGTGTGCGCTTCCAGCATGCCCACGATGCCATCGCCGTCCAGGTCGAGCGCGCTCAGCGGTGCCCCATCGCGGCCCTCACCGCGGAGGGCGTGCAGGACGTGCAGGGCGTAGCCCTCCTGAGCCTGCCGGTCGGGGTTCGGGTCGCAGCCACTCGACTCGTGCTCGGCCGATGTCGCAAAGAGTCCACAAACGTCGCTCGCTGCGGGCCCCGCGGAGGAGTCGGCGCCCTCGAAGGCGAGCTCCGCGAACCCGCCGCCGAAGCACGCGGTGAGGAGCACCCGCGCGCCGCGCTGCGCCGTGGGAGGAGCCAGGGCCCCGGCCAGCTCACGCGCGTCGAAGGCAGAGTCGCCCCAGAGCGCGACGTAGTTGTCGGCGGGCGTGTCCCCCTGGTCCCCGTGGCAGGCGATGAAGAGCTCGAGCCGCTCACCTGGCTCGGCAATCTGCGTGGCGATCAGCTCGAGCACGCGTGCGGCCTCTGCCTCGCCGTGCACGGGGACGGCCGGCAGGCGGTACGTGGCCGCACGTTCCGCGCGGGGATCGAGCACGTCGCCCAGCGCAGCGCGTAGATCCGCCCACGCGTCCGTAGCGAGCGGCGTGTCGTCGCCGTCCAGCACCTGGACCGCGCGCACCGAGCTACCCCCGGCGAACAGCGTGGCGCCAGGGCCCGGCGTGAGAGCCGCGAGCGTTCTGGCGAAGAGGTCGACGTCCTGCTCCAGCTGCACCTGTGTAGAGACGGGGTCGGCGCCGCCACCGACCGCCAGGAAGCGCAGCGGTCGCTGCAACAAGGCGCGGCGTTCCGGCTCCGACGGCTGCGTAGAGACCCCCATCGACGCTCCGCCGGGCTGCGCGCCCTCCGCGGCGTCTGCAGCACCATCGACGGATATCGTCGAGGCCGCTTCGTCGCCTTCGTCCGCCGCCTGGAAGACGACCTCCCGGGTCCCGTGGGGGGGACGCGCGAGGTTGGCGGACAGCCCCCCGCCCGCCAGACCTCCCAGCGCGAAGAGCAGCGCACCACGCACCCACGCTCGCGTCGCCTGCGCGCCGGGAGCGTTGCTCTCTGGGCCGTTCATGTCGCCTGCGTATCAGCTGCCCGCTTCGCGTGCTATCCCTCAGCGCGTGTCCCCCGCCGAGACCAGCGCTCTGCCTCGCTTCGCTCCGCTGGTTGACGGCCCGCCACGCCACGATGACGCGGGTCTCGTGTTCCTCGCGGACTGCACCCTGTCCACCGAGCGCTCTGACGTGTTTGTTTCGATGCTGGGCGCGGCCATCCCTGGTCGTGTGCAGGGCACCGCGCCGGGCGTGGTGGCCGGCCCACGAACGCACCACGGGGCGATGCGCCACGCGGTCCACCCCGACGGACGCGTGGTGGCGGTGCAACCCGAACGCCCGAGCCAGCCACCGCGCACCGCCGGGGCGTCCCTCTTTCCGGAGGCCGTGTTCGTCTACGGGACGCTGATGCGGGGCGAGGAGCGCGAGGAGCCGCTGCGCGACTTGCTGGCGGGCGTCGTGCCCGAGACGAGCGCGGTCGACGGGCAGCTGGTGCATCTCGGCGCGTGGCCTGGCCTGCTCGCGGCGCCGGGCCGGGTCGCGGGCGAGCTGTATTCCGTCGGCACGGCGGCGCGGATGGCCTCGGTGCTGTCCGTGCTCGATCCCATCGAGGACTTCGTTGGATACGCCGTTGTCCCCACGGAGTATGTGCGGGTTGTGGTGTCGGTGCGCACGCAGAGGGGCCCGCGCTGGGCCTGGGCGTACCGCTACGTGGGCCCTGTGACGCGGGCGCAGCCCATCCCGACTGGGCGCTGGAGGGACGCTCCCCGACGCCTCCCCTGGTGGCGCGACGACTGATGGAGAGGACCCTCGCCGTTCGTGCGGCACGTGTCGCCCGCCCAGCGGCGCTGGGGCGGACCTGCGGCCACCGACGGCGCCAGATCCACCTCGCGCCTGTGCGCCGGCCGGGCGGTTGCGGAATGCGTGGGCGCCACGAGCGGGTATAACCCGGCATGGCCGCGCACCCCCTCCCCCTCCTGCCCGCCTTGGTGCTCGCCACCGCCGTGGCCGAAGCGCT contains:
- a CDS encoding gamma-glutamylcyclotransferase, yielding MSPAETSALPRFAPLVDGPPRHDDAGLVFLADCTLSTERSDVFVSMLGAAIPGRVQGTAPGVVAGPRTHHGAMRHAVHPDGRVVAVQPERPSQPPRTAGASLFPEAVFVYGTLMRGEEREEPLRDLLAGVVPETSAVDGQLVHLGAWPGLLAAPGRVAGELYSVGTAARMASVLSVLDPIEDFVGYAVVPTEYVRVVVSVRTQRGPRWAWAYRYVGPVTRAQPIPTGRWRDAPRRLPWWRDD